From Mya arenaria isolate MELC-2E11 chromosome 12, ASM2691426v1, the proteins below share one genomic window:
- the LOC128212505 gene encoding octopamine receptor beta-2R-like: MYMDVLSHDHKFNNYTDTNVSDPNTKYGDTGELAITILKAAVMVVIMLGAVIGNILVVAAVMRFQRLRAITNYFIVSLAFADFLVAILVMPFNASIEISGKWQFGRLMCDIFNSNDVLFSTASILHLCCISMDRYIAIMHPFRYESEMTKFRVFVMLAITWISSILISYIPIQSHWYTTTDTLREMEDKPEDCLFVVNKVYAIVSSCISFWTPCTIMVFVYVKIYMEARRQETQIKQSGYHLNGNHRASEVGAFPDNRTDQRNDRKRMRREHKAAKTLGIIMGAFIFCFLPFFSWYLITTLCGESCPYPPVLGQALFWLGYFNSCLNPIIYAYFNRDFRCAFRKLLRLNRFFGSNSEHSGGMLTPGQYESRDHLVQMKLDVCKNGSKTNL; the protein is encoded by the coding sequence ATGTACATGGATGTGCTTAGTCATGAccataaattcaacaattataCCGACACTAATGTGAGTGACCCTAACACCAAATATGGCGATACTGGCGAACTTGCAATTACCATCTTGAAGGCGGCGGTCATGGTCGTTATTATGTTAGGTGCAGTGATTGGAAATATTCTTGTCGTAGCGGCGGTGATGAGGTTTCAGCGACTCCGCGCAATAACAAACTATTTCATCGTCTCGTTGGCATTTGCGGATTTCCTTGTCGCCATTTTAGTAATGCCCTTTAATGCAAGTATTGAGATTTCGGGCAAATGGCAATTCGGTAGATTAATGTGCGATATTTTTAACTCTAACGACGTACTATTCAGCACGGCTTCGATTCTTCATCTTTGTTGTATCAGTATGGATCGATACATAGCAATAATGCATCCATTTAGATATGAATCTGAAATGACAAAATTCAGAGTATTTGTAATGCTCGCCATTACTTGGATATCATCAATTTTAATCTCGTACATTCCAATACAATCGCACTGGTATACGACGACAGACACATTAAGGGAAATGGAAGACAAGCCTGAGGATTGCCTATTCGTTGTGAATAAGGTTTATGCCATCGTTTCTTCCTGCATATCATTTTGGACTCCGTGTACAATAATGGTTTTTGTGTATGTGAAGATTTATATGGAGGCAAGACGCCAGGAAACTCAAATTAAGCAGTCGGGATATCACCTTAATGGCAATCATCGAGCAAGTGAGGTCGGCGCCTTTCCTGACAATCGGACTGACCAAAGAAATGACAGAAAGCGCATGCGCAGAGAACACAAAGCTGCTAAAACTCTTGGAATAATAATGGGTGcctttattttctgttttcttccGTTTTTCTCTTGGTACCTCATTACAACTCTATGTGGGGAGTCTTGTCCGTACCCGCCTGTACTTGGCCAAGCTTTGTTTTGGTTGGGATATTTTAATTCCTGTCTAAACCCAATTATTTATGCTTACTTTAATAGAGATTTTAGGTGTGCTTTTCGTAAACTGCTGAGACTTAATCGATTTTTTGGTAGTAATAGTGAACATTCGGGTGGTATGCTCACCCCGGGTCAGTACGAAAGTAGAGACCATTTAGTTCAAATGAAACTGGATGTCTGTAAAAACGGCTCAAAAACTAATCTGTGA